The following are encoded together in the Argopecten irradians isolate NY chromosome 5, Ai_NY, whole genome shotgun sequence genome:
- the LOC138323084 gene encoding uncharacterized protein, producing the protein MGALSLLILTILFVVITPCFRCQDMIDNLQLEWNLGSQTCQNSWTCADNVSSVTNLCACDDTCQTYDDCCLDVDQDKIVKQRNTYISCQYVPEIKEKAYVYIIDNCPGIKNNENLKILCENGTYDDDITIRTPVTGVRTGVLYRNMYCAMCHMEEYVTWRSGIDCAWKVDLYGRNYSLPDLRNDSHCRIVHEPPPSLVGFEPRECLPVIDTCEEETTNERCQRESRALVYGNAIYKNIQCALCNGENFANLSCDPNSVDIFPRNPNKRKPINYSYRLLVDLHGLKSTGVSSARRAADRTNQKDFSNLCPESWIFDPLAETCRQIFCDVPFVYKDRTCKLSPMEDTNISETSLDDEHHLSCPFLRLNQTEYRVINTDQVFILSSGYIYSKNDSYIGAGFALVCVQNFGNQSRPLESDSITFVFSNFESVLSVVCQCLSITALCLGLTIYACFSKLQNIPGKNLICLMASLLVAQVLFILAPLAIGTDHLCTAIAIVMHYAYLAAFFWMNVMAVDIFLTFSRGFAQSRPDSVQQFVWYSLYSWLTPAAVVCVAIIFDFAATESNSRPKYGEAICWISNSYALLYYFLIPSFVLVFINIVLFIFTARAIYKSDKDTSRILQKQQTCKLLIYLKLSFVMGFTWAFACVATFANLPPFWYVFIVFNALQGVLIFLSFVCSSKVLRLLKSTRLCACLQVCHMFYDLSSNSSNSTSSKSNRTQITSVKSGKTQNSESAC; encoded by the coding sequence ATGGGAGCGTTATCATTATTGATACTTACGATACTTTTTGTTGTGATAACACCTTGTTTTCGATGCCAAGATATGATTGACAATTTACAATTGGAATGGAATTTAGGAAGTCAGACATGCCAAAACAGCTGGACATGTGCCGATAATGTAAGCAGTGTGACCAATCTGTGCGCGTGCGATGACACGTGTCAAACATACGATGACTGCTGTTTGGATGTTGATCAGGACAAAATTGTCAAACAACGTAACACTTACATATCTTGTCAATATGTACCGGAAATTAAAGAAAAAGCGTACGTGTATATCATTGACAATTGTCCGGGTATCAAAAATAACGAGAATTTAAAGATATTATGTGAGAATGGGACCTATGACGATGACATCACGATACGGACCCCGGTAACCGGTGTCCGAACCGGCGTTCtatacagaaatatgtactgcGCAATGTGCCACATGGAGGAATATGTTACATGGAGGTCGGGAATTGATTGTGCATGGAAGGTTGACCTCTACGGCAGAAATTATTCTTTACCTGACCTACGAAACGATTCGCACTGTAGAATTGTCCACGAACCGCCTCCATCATTGGTAGGTTTTGAACCAAGAGAATGTCTCCCAGTCATTGACACTTGTGAAGAGGAAACCACAAACGAAAGATGCCAACGTGAAAGCAGAGCTCTGGTTTATGGCAAtgctatatataaaaacattcaATGCGCGTTGTGTAACGGGGAAAATTTCGCCAATTTATCGTGTGATCCGAACAGTGTGGACATATTCCCCAGAAACCCAAACAAGCGCAAGCCCATCAACTATAGTTATAGATTGTTGGTGGACCTTCACGGACTCAAGAGTACTGGTGTGTCGTCCGCCAGGAGAGCAGCTGACAGGACAAACCAGAAAGACTTTTCTAATCTATGTCCAGAGTCTTGGATATTCGATCCACTGGCTGAAACCTGCCGCCAAATATTTTGTGATGTACCATTTGTATACAAAGACAGGACATGTAAATTATCCCCTATGGAAGATACCAACATCTCGGAAACATCATTGGATGACGAACACCATCTGTCCTGCCCGTTCTTACGTCTCAACCAAACTGAATACAGAGTGATTAACACAGAtcaagtatttattttatcttctggatatatttacagtaaaaacGACTCGTACATAGGCGCAGGTTTTGCCTTGGTATGTGTCCAGAATTTCGGAAATCAATCACGCCCGCTGGAAAGTGATAGTATAACGTTCGTTTTTAGCAACTTTGAGAGTGTTCTATCTGTAGTGTGCCAATGTTTATCAATTACAGCCCTGTGTCTGGGCCTGACGATCTACGCCTGCTTTTCAAAGTTACAAAATATCCCCGGTAAGAACTTGATTTGTCTGATGGCAAGCCTTCTCGTGGCCCAGGTGCTCTTCATCCTGGCGCCTCTCGCCATTGGTACAGACCATCTGTGCACTGCGATCGCTATAGTGATGCATTATGCCTACTTGGCTGCATTTTTCTGGATGAATGTGATGGCAGTTGATATATTTCTAACATTTTCAAGAGGTTTTGCTCAGTCGCGACCTGACAGTGTACAGCAGTTTGTTTGGTATTCTCTCTACAGCTGGTTGACACCCGCAGCTGTCGTCTGCGTTGCTATCATTTTCGATTTTGCAGCAACAGAATCGAACTCAAGACCCAAATATGGAGAAGCCATTTGTTGGATTTCAAACAGTTATGCACTATTATACTATTTCTTGATTCCTTCATTCGTCTTGGTGTTCAtcaatattgtattatttattttcacagCCAGAGCCATCTATAAATCGGATAAAGATACCTCACGCATTCTCCAAAAGCAACAAACTTGTAAATTGCTCATATATCTCAAACTGTCCTTTGTAATGGGATTTACATGGGCCTTTGCATGTGTGGCAACATTTGCAAATTTACCGCCATTTTGGTACGTGTTTATAGTTTTCAATGCCTTGCAGGGCGTACTTATCTTCCTATCATTTGTGTGTTCCTCAAAGGTCCTCCGTCTCCTAAAATCGACACGGCTCTGTGCTTGTCTGCAGGTCTGTCACATGTTTTATGACCTGAGCTCAAATAGTTCAAATAGCACATCTTCAAAGTCCAACAGAACACAGATCACTTCGGTGAAGTCTGGTAAAACTCAGAACAGTGAGTCGGCCTGCTAA